The following proteins are co-located in the Dehalococcoidia bacterium genome:
- the hisB gene encoding imidazoleglycerol-phosphate dehydratase HisB, which yields MERRGRYQRQTSETQVAVEVDLDGQGRYQVRTGIGMLDHLLEQLARHALFDLVVEASGDLEREAHHLVEDVGLALGHALDEALGERRGIVRFGHALVPMDDALALVAVDLGGRPWAHVEAAFRRDMLGSLPTELIGHLLQALAQGGRLNLHARLLSGENDHHRAEAIFKALALALRQATRPEPRLGGEIPTTKGTL from the coding sequence ATGGAGAGGCGCGGTCGCTACCAGCGCCAGACCTCAGAGACGCAGGTGGCGGTGGAGGTGGACCTGGACGGGCAGGGGCGTTATCAGGTGCGCACGGGCATCGGCATGCTGGACCATCTGCTGGAGCAGCTGGCCCGCCACGCGCTATTTGATTTGGTCGTGGAGGCGAGCGGCGACCTAGAGCGGGAGGCGCATCACCTGGTGGAAGACGTGGGGCTGGCCTTGGGCCACGCTCTCGATGAGGCTCTGGGGGAGAGGCGGGGTATCGTCCGCTTCGGACATGCGTTGGTCCCCATGGACGATGCCCTAGCCCTGGTGGCGGTGGACCTGGGAGGGAGGCCTTGGGCTCACGTGGAGGCCGCCTTCAGGAGGGATATGTTGGGCTCCTTGCCCACGGAGCTCATAGGTCACCTCCTGCAGGCCCTGGCCCAGGGCGGACGTCTCAACTTACACGCGCGCCTCCTCTCGGGCGAGAACGACCATCATCGTGCCGAGGCCATCTTCAAGGCCCTGGCCCTGGCGCTGCGTCAGGCCACCCGTCCCGAACCCCGCTTAGGAGGCGAGATACCCACTACCAAAGGAACCCTGTGA
- the hisC gene encoding histidinol-phosphate transaminase has protein sequence MASFPLARPYIAEMEGYEPIDPPEVVARELGIAPDMLAKLDGNENPYGPSPKAMAALIGLSTAHLYPDPWQRELRRALAHGLGVDEGHIVCGAGSDDLLDVICRLWVGPGRRVVVAQPTFGMYGFLARLYGGEVVEVARRPDFSLDVEAMARALRGAEAVCFLASPNNPTGNLVQREELEALLATGALVVVDEAYVEFAEQEWPGRRHTFYPLAVERENLVVLRTFSKWAGLAGLRIGYGIMAKEMAALVLKAKMPYNVNVAAQVAALASLEDLGVLQERIRAIVAERERMAQGLSSIPWLEVYPSQANFLLCRVMGRDAREVWQELRRTGVLVRCYAHPSLRHHLRISAGRPMDTERLLAAVQRLS, from the coding sequence ATGGCCTCCTTCCCCTTGGCCCGCCCTTACATCGCCGAGATGGAGGGATACGAGCCCATCGACCCTCCAGAGGTGGTGGCCAGGGAGCTGGGCATTGCCCCAGACATGCTGGCCAAACTGGACGGCAACGAGAACCCGTACGGCCCATCCCCTAAGGCCATGGCAGCCCTAATTGGCCTGTCCACGGCCCACCTTTACCCCGACCCTTGGCAGCGGGAGCTGAGGCGGGCCTTGGCCCATGGCCTGGGGGTGGACGAAGGGCACATCGTCTGTGGCGCGGGGTCCGATGACCTCTTAGACGTCATCTGCCGGCTGTGGGTGGGGCCGGGGCGGCGGGTGGTGGTGGCCCAGCCTACCTTTGGCATGTACGGGTTCTTGGCCCGTCTGTATGGCGGGGAGGTGGTGGAGGTGGCCCGTCGCCCTGACTTCTCCCTAGATGTGGAAGCCATGGCCCGCGCTCTTCGTGGGGCGGAGGCGGTATGCTTCTTGGCCTCCCCTAACAACCCCACGGGCAACCTGGTGCAGAGGGAAGAGCTGGAGGCCTTGCTGGCCACCGGCGCCCTGGTAGTGGTGGACGAGGCCTATGTGGAGTTCGCCGAGCAGGAGTGGCCAGGCCGCCGCCACACCTTCTACCCCTTGGCCGTGGAGAGGGAGAACCTGGTGGTGCTGCGTACCTTTAGCAAATGGGCCGGCCTGGCCGGGCTGCGCATCGGCTACGGCATCATGGCCAAGGAGATGGCCGCCCTTGTGCTGAAGGCCAAGATGCCATATAACGTCAATGTAGCCGCCCAGGTAGCCGCCCTTGCTTCCTTGGAGGACTTGGGGGTGCTACAGGAGCGCATAAGGGCCATCGTGGCCGAGAGGGAGAGGATGGCCCAAGGCCTCTCCTCCATCCCCTGGCTAGAAGTGTACCCTTCCCAGGCCAACTTCCTCCTCTGTCGGGTGATGGGGAGGGATGCGCGGGAGGTGTGGCAGGAGTTGCGACGTACGGGGGTGCTGGTACGCTGCTACGCGCATCCTTCGTTGCGTCACCACCTGCGCATCTCCGCCGGCCGCCCCATGGACACCGAAAGGCTGCTGGCTGCTGTTCAGCGCCTGAGTTAA
- the hisD gene encoding histidinol dehydrogenase, translated as MLVLKGLEEARRWLLGRPPPEEELPPHVREKVREVFGADLSVQEVVAYILADVRAQGDEAVARYNHLLDGLPLDAPLVVTEEEILRAWEEVPIPLREALQEAARRVEAFHRRQLENAQRAFQGDGAGQVVRPLERVGIYVPGSVVSYPSTVLMTAIPARVAGVGEVVMATPARPDGRVAPEKLVAARLAGVSRVFRAGGVQGIAALAYGTATVPPVDKICGPGNIFVATAKRLLFGQVGIDGIFGPSETVIVADDGADPALLAVDMLAGAEHDELATVVLIVTQEGLLDAVQKHLEWGLPRLARREVAQRALAARGAMVALSDLREAMELANALAPEHLCLHVREPRALLPLVRNVGCVFLGPAAAESLGDYVVGPSHVLPTGGSARFSSPLGVWDFLKVITYVDITREEAGELAPLAAAIARAEGLTGHAAAVEARRVRKA; from the coding sequence GTGCTAGTGCTCAAAGGACTGGAGGAAGCGCGTCGTTGGCTCCTGGGCCGTCCTCCGCCCGAGGAGGAGCTGCCTCCCCACGTGCGGGAGAAAGTGCGGGAGGTCTTCGGGGCAGACCTATCGGTGCAGGAGGTGGTGGCATATATCCTGGCCGATGTGCGGGCCCAAGGCGACGAGGCCGTGGCCCGCTATAACCACCTGTTGGACGGCCTACCCCTCGATGCCCCTCTGGTAGTGACGGAGGAGGAGATCCTCCGGGCGTGGGAGGAAGTGCCCATCCCTCTGCGGGAGGCCTTGCAGGAGGCGGCGCGTCGGGTGGAGGCCTTCCACCGTCGCCAGTTGGAGAACGCCCAGCGGGCTTTCCAAGGCGATGGAGCAGGCCAGGTGGTGCGGCCGTTGGAGAGGGTGGGCATCTATGTGCCGGGCAGCGTCGTCTCCTATCCGTCTACTGTGCTCATGACGGCCATCCCCGCCCGCGTGGCCGGGGTGGGGGAGGTGGTGATGGCCACCCCCGCCCGCCCCGACGGGCGAGTGGCGCCCGAGAAGCTGGTGGCGGCCCGCCTAGCTGGGGTGTCCCGCGTCTTCCGCGCCGGTGGCGTGCAGGGCATCGCCGCCCTGGCCTATGGCACCGCCACCGTACCACCGGTGGACAAGATCTGTGGCCCTGGCAACATCTTCGTGGCCACTGCCAAGCGGCTCCTCTTCGGCCAAGTGGGCATCGATGGCATCTTCGGGCCCTCGGAGACGGTGATAGTGGCCGATGATGGGGCTGACCCCGCCCTGTTGGCCGTCGACATGCTGGCCGGCGCCGAGCACGACGAGCTGGCCACGGTGGTCCTCATAGTCACCCAGGAGGGGCTGCTGGATGCGGTGCAAAAGCATCTGGAATGGGGCCTGCCGCGTCTGGCCCGCCGGGAGGTGGCCCAGCGGGCCCTGGCTGCCAGGGGGGCCATGGTGGCGCTGTCGGATCTGCGGGAGGCTATGGAGTTGGCCAACGCCCTGGCCCCGGAGCACCTCTGCCTGCATGTGCGGGAGCCACGAGCCCTCCTACCCCTGGTGCGGAACGTGGGATGTGTTTTCCTCGGGCCGGCGGCTGCTGAGTCCCTGGGCGACTATGTGGTAGGGCCCAGCCACGTCCTGCCCACCGGGGGCAGCGCTCGCTTCTCCTCTCCCTTGGGGGTCTGGGACTTTCTGAAGGTCATCACATATGTCGACATAACGCGGGAGGAGGCGGGGGAGCTGGCCCCCCTGGCTGCGGCCATCGCCAGGGCCGAGGGCCTCACGGGCCATGCCGCGGCCGTGGAGGCCCGCAGGGTGAGGAAGGCTTGA